In Labrus bergylta chromosome 11, fLabBer1.1, whole genome shotgun sequence, one genomic interval encodes:
- the LOC109995487 gene encoding galectin-4 isoform X1, translating into MFVAPPGYQPVYSPSIPYLGPVYGGLREGSSIYIQGSIPENITRFFMNLLCGQSESSDVSLHFNPRFDGWDKVVFNSRQDGSWKSEEKIRDMPFSKGKGFEMVVMVTSKGYQIKVNGKDFHTFKHRLPVERVCGIHIAGDVSIQTINVIGGAPGGMNRYPGGMGGGMGGGMGGGYPGSGMGGGYPGGMGGGQGGGISGGYPGGVGGGQGGGMGGGVGGGYPGGGPGCGHPAGMGGGNGGGFPGSNLPGMGGQPVYNPPVPYSNMIPGGMSPKRTIIIRGMLPNGANRMSINFMVSRSRDVAFHMNPRVREGIVVRNSKIGGNWGQEDRELSMNPFKEGQYFDMSIRCGNQRFKVFVNGQHLFDFFHRLQSFSEIDMLEIEGDVQISYIQF; encoded by the exons ATGTTTGTCGCTCCTCCTGGATACCAGCCGGTCTACAGCCCT AGTATTCCCTATCTGGGGCCTGTTTATGGAGGCCTGAGGGAGGGATCGTCCATCTACATCCAGGGGTCCATACCTGAGAACATAACCAG GTTTTTTATGAACCTGCTCTGTGGACAGTCTGAGTCCAGCGACGTGAGCCTCCACTTCAACCCTCGCTTTGACGGCTGGGACAAGGTGGTCTTCAACTCTCGTCAGGATGGGTCCTGGAAGTCGGAGGAGAAGATTCGCGACATGCCCTTCTCCAAAGGCAAGGGCTTTGAAATGGTCGTCATGGTAACGTCAAAGGGATACCAG ATCAAAGTCAATGGGAAAGACTTCCACACCTTCAAGCACCGTCTCCCAGTGGAAAGAGTTTGTGGGATCCACATCGCGGGAGATGTTTCCATCCAGACGATTAATGTCATCGGG GGAGCTCCAGGTGGCATGAATAGGTATCCTGGAGGAATGGga gGTGGCATGGGAGGAGGAATGGGA GGGGGATATCCAGGAAGTGGCATGGGG GGAGGATATCCAGGTGGCATGGGAGGAGGACAGGGTGGAGGAATATCA GGAGGATATCCAGGTGGTGTGGGAGGAGGACAGGGAGGAGGAATGGGAGGAGGTGTGGGA GGAGGATATCCAGGAGGTGGCCCAGGG tgtggACATCCAGCAGGCATGGGAGGTGGTAACGGG GGAGGATTCCCAGGATCAAACCTGCCG GGAATGGGTGGCCAGCCAGTCTACAACCCT CCTGTGCCCTACTCAAACATGATCCCAGGAGGGATGTCCCCTAAGAGGACCATCATCATCAGGGGAATGTTGCCCAATGGAGCAAACag GATGAGCATCAACTTCATGGTGAGCAGATCTCGAGACGTCGCTTTCCACATGAACCCCCGCGTGAGAGAGGGGATCGTGGTGAGAAACAGCAAGATAGGAGGCAACTGGGGCCAGGAGGACAGAGAGCTCAGCATGAACCCCTTCAAGGAGGGACAGTACTTTGAT ATGTCTATTCGCTGTGGGAATCAGAGGTTTAAGGTGTTTGTGAACGGGCAGCACTTGTTCGACTTCTTCCACCGCCTGCAGTCCTTCAGTGAGATCGACATGCTGGAGATCGAAGGAGACGTGCAGATTTCCTACATCCAGTTTTAA
- the LOC109995487 gene encoding galectin-4 isoform X2, producing the protein MFVAPPGYQPVYSPSIPYLGPVYGGLREGSSIYIQGSIPENITRFFMNLLCGQSESSDVSLHFNPRFDGWDKVVFNSRQDGSWKSEEKIRDMPFSKGKGFEMVVMVTSKGYQIKVNGKDFHTFKHRLPVERVCGIHIAGDVSIQTINVIGGGMGGGMGGGYPGSGMGGGYPGGMGGGQGGGISGGYPGGVGGGQGGGMGGGVGGGYPGGGPGCGHPAGMGGGNGGGFPGSNLPGMGGQPVYNPPVPYSNMIPGGMSPKRTIIIRGMLPNGANRMSINFMVSRSRDVAFHMNPRVREGIVVRNSKIGGNWGQEDRELSMNPFKEGQYFDMSIRCGNQRFKVFVNGQHLFDFFHRLQSFSEIDMLEIEGDVQISYIQF; encoded by the exons ATGTTTGTCGCTCCTCCTGGATACCAGCCGGTCTACAGCCCT AGTATTCCCTATCTGGGGCCTGTTTATGGAGGCCTGAGGGAGGGATCGTCCATCTACATCCAGGGGTCCATACCTGAGAACATAACCAG GTTTTTTATGAACCTGCTCTGTGGACAGTCTGAGTCCAGCGACGTGAGCCTCCACTTCAACCCTCGCTTTGACGGCTGGGACAAGGTGGTCTTCAACTCTCGTCAGGATGGGTCCTGGAAGTCGGAGGAGAAGATTCGCGACATGCCCTTCTCCAAAGGCAAGGGCTTTGAAATGGTCGTCATGGTAACGTCAAAGGGATACCAG ATCAAAGTCAATGGGAAAGACTTCCACACCTTCAAGCACCGTCTCCCAGTGGAAAGAGTTTGTGGGATCCACATCGCGGGAGATGTTTCCATCCAGACGATTAATGTCATCGGG gGTGGCATGGGAGGAGGAATGGGA GGGGGATATCCAGGAAGTGGCATGGGG GGAGGATATCCAGGTGGCATGGGAGGAGGACAGGGTGGAGGAATATCA GGAGGATATCCAGGTGGTGTGGGAGGAGGACAGGGAGGAGGAATGGGAGGAGGTGTGGGA GGAGGATATCCAGGAGGTGGCCCAGGG tgtggACATCCAGCAGGCATGGGAGGTGGTAACGGG GGAGGATTCCCAGGATCAAACCTGCCG GGAATGGGTGGCCAGCCAGTCTACAACCCT CCTGTGCCCTACTCAAACATGATCCCAGGAGGGATGTCCCCTAAGAGGACCATCATCATCAGGGGAATGTTGCCCAATGGAGCAAACag GATGAGCATCAACTTCATGGTGAGCAGATCTCGAGACGTCGCTTTCCACATGAACCCCCGCGTGAGAGAGGGGATCGTGGTGAGAAACAGCAAGATAGGAGGCAACTGGGGCCAGGAGGACAGAGAGCTCAGCATGAACCCCTTCAAGGAGGGACAGTACTTTGAT ATGTCTATTCGCTGTGGGAATCAGAGGTTTAAGGTGTTTGTGAACGGGCAGCACTTGTTCGACTTCTTCCACCGCCTGCAGTCCTTCAGTGAGATCGACATGCTGGAGATCGAAGGAGACGTGCAGATTTCCTACATCCAGTTTTAA